AGGACCTCGCCGAGCAGACCCTCGAGGGCCTGACCGTCGTGGTCACCGGCTCGCTCGAGGGCTTCACCCGCGACGGAGCCAAGGAGGCCATCCTCGCCCGCGGCGGCAAGGCGTCGGGCTCGGTGTCCAAGAAGACCTCCTACGTCGTCGTCGGCGAGAACGCCGGCTCCAAGGAGACCAAGGCCCGCGATCTGGGCCTGCCCATCCTCGACGAGGCCGGCTTCGTCCGCCTCCTGGAGACCGGATCGCCGGGATAGGGGCTGAAATCCCGCCCGCCGGAGTGTGAGGTGCATTACAGTTGATGAATGACGCCCATCACAAGCCCACGCTCCGTCCTGGTCGCCGTGTCCCTCACGGCGCTCGTGCTCAGCGCCTGCACCACCGCCGACCAGGAATCCACCGACACCACCGAAACCACCACCACGACCACCGCTGACGCGGCCCCGGCCGCCGAGGTCGCCCCCATCACCGCCAGCAACTGCGAGTTCGACGAGGCACCCGCCGGCGACGACGCCGGGGGAGAGGCCACCGGCGGCGAGAGCGACCGCGACATCACCACCAACCCGGAGATCGCCACCGGCTACCGCTCCGGCATGCAGGCGGTGCAGACCCAGTCCTTCTCGGTCGCCACGGCCAACCCCGTGGCCACCCGTGCGGCCTGCGACGTCCTGCTCCAGGGCGGCACCGCAGCGGACGCCGTCGTCACCGCCCAGTTCGTCCTCGGCCTGACCGAACCGCAGTCCTCCGGCATCGGCGGTGGCGGGTACATCCTCTATCATGACGCCGTCACCGGCGAGAACGTCGCCATCGACGGCCGCGAGGTCGCCCCGCTGGCCGCCGACGAGAACTACCTCATCCACGTCTCCCCCGAGGACCAGAGTGCACCCGTCCCGGACGCCCGCCGTTCGGGACGCTCCATCGGCGTGCCCGGCATCGTCGCCGCACTCGGCACCCTCCACGAGCGCTTCGGTGCCCGCGACTGGTCGGAGAACCTCACCCCGGCCAGTGACCTGGCCACCGAAGGTTTCGAGATCTCCCCGCGCATGGCAGCCTCCGTCGAGAGCTCCGCCGAGGACCTCGCCCGCGACCCCGAGGCCCGCGCCTACTTCCTCGATGCGGAGGGTGCGGCGAAGCCGGCCGGGACGGTGCTGCAGAACCCGGAGTATGCCGCGGTCGTCGACACGCTCGCGACAGACGGGCCCGACGCCCTCTACACCGGGGAGCTGGCCCAGTCCATCGTCGAGGCGGCCACGCGTGACGACGACGGCATGACCCCCTCGCTCATGACCACCGCCGACCTCGCCGGCTACACCCCGATCGAGCATGAGGTGCTGTGCGCGCCCTACCGCGAGACCGTCGTGTGCGGCATGCCCCCGTCCTCCTCCGGCGGTGTCGCCGTCCTGGAGACCCTGCGCCTGCTCGACGGCTTCGAGCTCGCCCAGCACGCCCCCGGCGAAGCCGGGCCCGACGGCGCACTGCCCACCCCGGCGGCCGTGCACCTCGTCTCCGAGGCCGAACGACTGGCCTACGCCGACCGCGACGCCTACATCGCCGACCCCGCCTTCACCGAGATCCCCGGCGGCGTCGGCGCCTTCCTCACCGACGGCTACATCGGTGAGCGCGCCGAACTCATCGACGAGAACGCCTCCATGGGTGTCGCCGAGCCCGGCGAACTCGTCCCCGCCATTGCCCGCGGCGCCGATCTGCCTGAACAGGGCACGACCCACATCAGCGTCATCGACGCCCAGGGCAACGCCGCCTCCGCCACCACCAGCATCGAGGCCGGCTTCGGCTCCTTCCACATGACCAACGGCTTCCTGCTCAACAACCAGCTCACCGACTTCTCCGCCGAGCCCGTCGGCGAGGACGGCGAGCCCGTGGCCAACCGCGTCGAGGCCGCCAAACGCCCCCGCTCCTCCATGTCGCCCATGCTCGTCTTCGACCGTGCCGACGGCGATGCTCCCGGCGACCTGCGCATGGTGCTCGGCTCCCCGGGCGGCTCCCTGATCATCCAGTACGTGGTGAAGACCCTGCTCAACATCGTCGACTGGGACATGAACCCCCAGCAGGCGGTCTCCGCCCCCAACTTCGGCGCCCGCAACACCGAGGACACCACCATCGGCGGCGAACACCCCCTCATGTCCGACAGTGACTCCCTCGTCTCCGGGCTGGAGGACCTCGGCCACACCGTGGACACCGAGGACCAGTCCAGTGGTCTTTCGGCACTCGTGGTCACCGAGGACGGCATCATCGGAGGAGCCGACCCGAGACGGGAGGGCATCGTCCTGGGTGGTTAGACGCTCAGCGAGTACGGACAGGAGACCCGGCCCGGAGCACCGACATCACGCCCGGTGCGGCGGGCCGGGAATGAGCGCCGCCACGAGAAAGATGATGGGCGCAAGTGCCGGGAAGAACACCGCCACAGGGTCCGGTAGACGGGTCTCCCAGGTCGTCGTCGTGGCCACGAACCACAGGCAGTTGCCCCACCCGACCAGCGCGAGACCCCGGCCGCCAGCGCCGTGACGAGCGCACCCACCCGCAGATCACGACGTCGTATGACGACGAACCCGACGGCGAGGAGTCCGGCCGCGACCCCGATTCCCGCGGCGATCGGCAACAGATCGAAGGAGCGGTAGTCCTCGAACACGATCCAGAACATCAGGCCGTGGAGGAGAGCCGAGGCACCCATTCGAACTGCGGGGTCACGGTCGGCTTTCCCGGGGAGTGTCGCGGGCGGCCTTTCTGGCTGCGCTGACATGGAGAATGACACCGACGACGGCCAGGAACCAGGTGATGTTGATGATCGACCCGTCGAGGGTGCCGTACTGCCACCACGCGACGATCCAGGAACCCCAGCCCACGAAACAGAGAAGGCTGGCCAGCAGCCCGAGGAGACTGCGCCAGCGATCGCGCCTGAGATGGGGGATGAGCAGGACGGCGGCGAGCAAGGCGCCGAGGGTGGCCATCCACGCGGTGATGATCAGCGAGTGGTGCGGGACGAGGAATCCCAGCAGGACGAACAGGCCGAACATCGCGGCCTGGAACCAGGCGGAGAAGCGGAGCAGTCGCTGACTGCTGGGGATCCCGGGCAAGTGGCTCAACTGAGGATCGCGCCGACGATGCGGCCGATGTGGCCGAGATGCTGGACTTCGCTGGCGAGGAAGTCCGGGCCGCCGGTACGCCCGACAACGAGGACCATGCCGGTGCCGACCAGGGGAGTGGCAGCCAGGGAGGAGTCGAGCAGCCCCCACGATTCCGGGACCCAGTCCTCGGCCTCCGCGTTGAGCATGCGGGCCTGGGCGACGTCGATGCTCACCGGGCTGGAGCCGTCATCCTCCGGCGCCGCCAGGGACGCGGCGACGCGGGTGATGGGGGAGTCCACGGCGTCGTCAAGCACGATGGCCCACGACGCGGTCATGGACTGCGGGGTGACGGTGACCAGCTCCTCCATGGCGCGGGGGATGGTGCGGGAGAACGCGGCGACCTTGGCCAGCATCTCGATCTGGCCGCGACGGTCCACCCGACCGGAGAAGGGGCGGATCGAGTCGACCTCCACGCCCTCGATGGAGTTCGCGGCGGTGATGAGCGTGTCCGCCATGACCGTGTTGGGCAGGCCGACGACGATGTCATCCATCACCGTGCCGTCGGGGAACACCTCCACGATGTCGACCGACTGGATGTTTCCGCCGGCGTATCCGATGGCCTCCGCGAGTTGTCCCAGGCTTCCCGGGACATCGGGGAGCAGGACGCGGATGAGAAACGACATGGTGGGGAAGACTCCCTTTCAGTGGAGCTCGTGATCGTGCGGGGGTGGTACCCGGGGAACCCGGTATAACACTGCTGACGCTGCCTTCATCATAGGCAACGCTTACGGTCGTGTGTGCGAACTCGAGGGCAAACCCTCACAATCTCCGCTTCCGGCCCCTGCAGTAGCATGGGACGAGTTCATTCGTAGACGTGTAAAGGATTGAGCCCGCAGTGTCCGAAATTTCGCGTGACGAGGTCGCCCACCTCGCGAAGCTGTCCCGCCTTGCGCTCAGCGACGACGAACTGAAGAAGTTCGCCGGCCAGATCGACGAGATCGTCGCCAATGTCTCCGCCGTGCAGCAGGTCGATGCCGACGGCGTTGAGCCGATGAGCCACCCGCACTCGATCACCACGTCCATGCGTGAGGACGTCGTCGTCCCCACCCTCACCGCCGAGCAGGCCCTCGACCAGGCCCCGGCCGTCGAGGACGACCGCTTCGTCGTCCCGCAGATCCTCGGGGAGGAGCAGTAACCATGACCACCTACACCGTCCCCGAGACCGGACTGACCTCGCTCACCGCCGCCGAGCTGGCCGAGAAGATCCACTCCCGTGAGGTCACCTCGCGGGAGGTCACCCAGGCCCACCTCGACCGCATCGCCGAGACCGACGAAACGATCAACGCCTTCCTCCACGTCGGTGCCGACGAGGCCCTGGCCGCCGCCGACGCCGTCGACGCCTCCCTGGACAAGGGCGAGGCCCCCGCCTCCGCCCTGGCCGGTGTGCCGCTGGCGCTCAAGGACCTGCTCACCACCACCGACGCCCCGACGACCGCCGCGTCGAAGATGCTCGAGGGCTGGATGAGCCCCTACGACTCCACCGTCACCCGCAAGCTCCGCGAGGCCGGCATCCCCATCCTGGGCAAGACCAACCTCGACGAATTCGCCATGGGCTCTTCCACGGAGAACTCCGCCTACGGCGTCACCCGCAACCCCTACGACCTCGACCGCACCCCGGGCGGCTCCGGCGGCGGTTCCTCGGCGGCACTCGCCGCCGGGCAGGCTCCGCTGGCCATCGGCACCGACACCGGCGGCTCCATCCGCCAGCCCGCCGCGCTGACCAACACCGTGGGCGTCAAGCCGACCTACGGCACCGTCTCCCGCTACGGACTCATCGCCGCCGCCTCCTCCCTGGACCAGGCCGGGCCCACCGCCCGCACCGTCCTCGACACCGCCCTCCTGCACGAGATCATCGCCGGACACGACTCCTTCGACGCCACCAGCGTCGACCGTGAGGTCGCCCCAGTCGTCGCCGCCGCCCGCGACGGCGCCACGGGCGACCTGTCCGGCGTCAAGGTCGGCGTGGTCAAGCAGTTCGATCGCGACGGCTGGCAGCCCGGCGTCATGGACAACTACCACGCCTCCCTCGAACAGCTGGTCAACCAGGGTGCCGAGCTTGTCGAGGTCGACTGCCCCCACTTCGACGACGCCCTCGCCGCCTACTACCTCATCATGCCCTGTGAGGTCTCCTCCAACCTCGCCCGATTCGACGGCATGCGTTACGGCCTGCGCGCCGGCGACGACGGCTCCCACTCCGCCGAGGACGTCATGTCGCTGTCCCGCGCAGAAGGCTTCGGCCCGGAGGTCAAGCGCCGCATCCTCATCGGCACCTACGCCCTGTCGGTCGGCTACTACGACGCCTACTACCTGCAGGCCCAGCGCGTGCGCACCCTCATCGCCCGCGACTTCACCG
Above is a window of Corynebacterium suedekumii DNA encoding:
- a CDS encoding amino acid-binding ACT domain protein, with product MSFLIRVLLPDVPGSLGQLAEAIGYAGGNIQSVDIVEVFPDGTVMDDIVVGLPNTVMADTLITAANSIEGVEVDSIRPFSGRVDRRGQIEMLAKVAAFSRTIPRAMEELVTVTPQSMTASWAIVLDDAVDSPITRVAASLAAPEDDGSSPVSIDVAQARMLNAEAEDWVPESWGLLDSSLAATPLVGTGMVLVVGRTGGPDFLASEVQHLGHIGRIVGAILS
- the gatA gene encoding Asp-tRNA(Asn)/Glu-tRNA(Gln) amidotransferase subunit GatA produces the protein MTTYTVPETGLTSLTAAELAEKIHSREVTSREVTQAHLDRIAETDETINAFLHVGADEALAAADAVDASLDKGEAPASALAGVPLALKDLLTTTDAPTTAASKMLEGWMSPYDSTVTRKLREAGIPILGKTNLDEFAMGSSTENSAYGVTRNPYDLDRTPGGSGGGSSAALAAGQAPLAIGTDTGGSIRQPAALTNTVGVKPTYGTVSRYGLIAAASSLDQAGPTARTVLDTALLHEIIAGHDSFDATSVDREVAPVVAAARDGATGDLSGVKVGVVKQFDRDGWQPGVMDNYHASLEQLVNQGAELVEVDCPHFDDALAAYYLIMPCEVSSNLARFDGMRYGLRAGDDGSHSAEDVMSLSRAEGFGPEVKRRILIGTYALSVGYYDAYYLQAQRVRTLIARDFTAAFEKADVLVTPTTPTTAFKLGEKTSDPLEMYNFDLCTLPLNLAGLCGMSVPAGVASDTELPVGLQIMAPAFADDRLYRVGGAFEAGRR
- the gatC gene encoding Asp-tRNA(Asn)/Glu-tRNA(Gln) amidotransferase subunit GatC, with amino-acid sequence MSEISRDEVAHLAKLSRLALSDDELKKFAGQIDEIVANVSAVQQVDADGVEPMSHPHSITTSMREDVVVPTLTAEQALDQAPAVEDDRFVVPQILGEEQ
- a CDS encoding gamma-glutamyltransferase family protein, producing the protein MTPITSPRSVLVAVSLTALVLSACTTADQESTDTTETTTTTTADAAPAAEVAPITASNCEFDEAPAGDDAGGEATGGESDRDITTNPEIATGYRSGMQAVQTQSFSVATANPVATRAACDVLLQGGTAADAVVTAQFVLGLTEPQSSGIGGGGYILYHDAVTGENVAIDGREVAPLAADENYLIHVSPEDQSAPVPDARRSGRSIGVPGIVAALGTLHERFGARDWSENLTPASDLATEGFEISPRMAASVESSAEDLARDPEARAYFLDAEGAAKPAGTVLQNPEYAAVVDTLATDGPDALYTGELAQSIVEAATRDDDGMTPSLMTTADLAGYTPIEHEVLCAPYRETVVCGMPPSSSGGVAVLETLRLLDGFELAQHAPGEAGPDGALPTPAAVHLVSEAERLAYADRDAYIADPAFTEIPGGVGAFLTDGYIGERAELIDENASMGVAEPGELVPAIARGADLPEQGTTHISVIDAQGNAASATTSIEAGFGSFHMTNGFLLNNQLTDFSAEPVGEDGEPVANRVEAAKRPRSSMSPMLVFDRADGDAPGDLRMVLGSPGGSLIIQYVVKTLLNIVDWDMNPQQAVSAPNFGARNTEDTTIGGEHPLMSDSDSLVSGLEDLGHTVDTEDQSSGLSALVVTEDGIIGGADPRREGIVLGG